The Camelus ferus isolate YT-003-E chromosome 32, BCGSAC_Cfer_1.0, whole genome shotgun sequence genome window below encodes:
- the LOC116661020 gene encoding basic proline-rich protein-like, giving the protein MLAAVNLFTLFCVPLTALTTADTPPSHVVGVRLTAAEGGATSPPPPVSSRHPPHPLRGQEQPLPRQQPVGPAVAGERPGLDGREETRQTEGRPSSPGSPKPPASSPGPGARRPRPGRFPRRPRSALRPAASRADFPAPQFPPRGAEPAEERGSASHSSGPGAQAAPAPPSSRPASSQGARSRTLIRSRQPPPPAFTPTPRADGRGARRRRRPGPRGEAPRGPGPPGRLLQRVAPAGPTAPRKPGRAPRRRPARPPPPSTRPHGDTAEEARRGNCGTNGPCDLTG; this is encoded by the exons ATGTTGGCCGCAGTCAACTTGTTTACTCTCTTTTGTGTCCCCTTGACGGCTCTGACCACAGCCGACACTCCGCCCTCG CACGTGGTGGGCGTCCGACTGACGGCGGCCGAAGGAGGggccacctccccgcccccccccgtCTCCTCCCGCCACCCCCCGCACCCCCTTCGCGGCcaggagcagcccctcccccgccagcAGCCTGTAGGCCCAGCGGTGGCGGGAGAGCGTCCGGGCCTCGACGGACGGGAAGAGACGCGGCAGACGGAGGGGAGGCCGTCGTCCCCTGGGTCCCCGAAGCCACCCGCCTCCTCCCCGGGCCCCGGAGCCCGCAGGCCACGCCCAGGGCGTTTCCCTCGGAGGCCCCGCTCCGCCCTTCGCCCCGCCGCGTCCCGGGCCGACTTTCCCGCCCCTCAGTTTCCGCCTCGGGGTGCGGAGCCCGCAGAGGAGCGGGGCTCAGCCAGTCACTCCTCgggccctggggcccaggccgcgcccgcccctccctcctcccggcCCGCGTCTTCCCAGGGAGCCCGAAGCCGAACCCTGATCCGTTCGCGCCAGCCGCCCCCGCCCGctttcacccccaccccccgcgccGACGGAAGgggagcgcggcggcggcggcgtcccGGCCCGAGAGGAGAGGCCCCGCGAGGACCCGGCCCGCCTGGCCGTCTACTGCAGCGCGTGGCTCCCGCAGGCCCGACCGCCCCAAGAAAGCCCGGCCgcgcgccccgccgccgccccgcaCGGCCCCCGCCTCCCAGCACACGGCCACACGGCGACACGGCTGAGGAGGCCCGACGGGGAAACTGCGGGACCAACGGGCCGTGTGACTTGACGGGCTGA
- the YWHAH gene encoding LOW QUALITY PROTEIN: 14-3-3 protein eta (The sequence of the model RefSeq protein was modified relative to this genomic sequence to represent the inferred CDS: deleted 1 base in 1 codon), producing the protein MGDREQLLQRARLAEQAERYDDMASAMKAVTELNEPLSNEDRNLLSVAYKNVVGARRSSWRVISSIEQKTMADGNEKKLEKVKAYREKIEKELESVCNDVLALLDKFLIKNCNDFQYESKVFYLKMKGDYYRYLAEVASGEKKNSVVEASEAAYKEAFEISKEHMQPTHPIRLGLALNFSVFYYEIQNAPEQACLLAKQAFDDAIAELDTLNEDSYKDSTLIMQLLRDNLTLWTSDQQDEEAGEGN; encoded by the exons ATGGGGGACCGCGAGCAGCTGCTGCAGCGGGCGCGGCTGGCCGAGCAGGCGGAGCGCTACGACGACATGGCCTCCGCCATGAAGGCG GTGACCGAGCTCAACGAGCCTCTCTCCAACGAAGACCGCAACCTCCTGTCTGTGGCCTACAAGAACGTGGTCGGGGCCCGGCGGTCATCCTGGCGGGTCATCAGCAGCATCGAGCAGAAGACCATGGCCGATGGAAACGAGAAGAAGCTGGAGAAGGTTAAGGCTTACCGAGAGAAGATCGAGAAGGAGCTGGAGTCGGTGTGCAACGACGTGCTGGCACTGCTGGACAAGTTCCTCATCAAGAACTGCAACGACTTCCAGTACGAGAGCAAGGTCTTCTACCTGAAGATG AAGGGTGACTACTACCGCTACCTGGCTGAGGTGGCTTCCGGCGAGAAGAAGAACAGTGTGGTGGAAGCTTCGGAGGCTGCCTACAAGGAAGCCTTCGAGATCAGCAAAGAGCACATGCAGCCGACGCACCCCATCCGGCTGGGCCTGGCCCTCAACTTCTCCGTGTTCTACTACGAGATCCAGAATGCGCCTGAGCAGGCCTGCCTCTTGGCCAAACAAGCCTTCGACGACGCCATAGCCGAGCTGGACACACTAAACGAGGATTCCTATAAGGACTCCACGCTCATCATGCAGCTGCTGCGAGACAACCTCACCCTCTGGACCAGCGACCAGCAGGACGAGGAGGCCGGAGAAGGCAACTGA